One genomic window of Solanum dulcamara chromosome 12, daSolDulc1.2, whole genome shotgun sequence includes the following:
- the LOC129875839 gene encoding uncharacterized protein LOC129875839, whose protein sequence is MASKDGKIYVAGGQTTFDGDKGTALAEVYDPVLNEWKQLLNMSTMRYKCVGVSWPGKFYVVGGFARRENIDYNQGPYTMERSSAEVYDPEHDTWDYVARMWNPDVPPNQIVNINGKLFSSGDCLNTWKGQIESYDGKHNIWYIVDGSSSPISTLDDTQNNWPNLERMFCTMAPIGTKLYFLAGYRIMLGDNYISRTRSEVHVFETTTNGNGWRSLIEPLEEQGKKELCSHSCVMKLNT, encoded by the exons ATGGCTTCTAAAGATGGCAAAATTTATGTAGCTGGTGGACAAACAACATTTGATGGTGATAAGGGTACCGCTTTGGCTGAGGTTTATGATCCTGTCCTAAATGAATGGAAACAACTCCTTAACATGAGTACCATGAG ATACAAATGTGTTGGTGTGTCTTGGCCAGGAAAATTTTATGTGGTTGGGGGATTCGCCAGAAGAGAAAATATTGATTATAATCAAGGACCCTATACTATGGAAAGAAGTTCGGCTGAGGTGTACGATCCAGAACACGACACGTGGGATTACGTGGCGAGGATGTGGAACCCAGATGTTCCACCTAATCAAATAGTGAATATTAATGGGAAGCTTTTTAGCTCAGGTGATTGCTTAAATACATGGAAGGGACAAATTGAGTCCTATGATGGGAAACACAATATATGGTACATTGTGGATGGTTCAAGTTCACCAATTTCTACATTAGATGACACACAAAATAATTGGCCAAATTTGGAAAGAATGTTTTGCACTATGGCTCCTATAGGGACAAAGTTGTACTTTTTGGCTGGTTATAGGATTATGTTGGGTGATAATTATATATCAAGAACAAGAAGTGAAGTACATGTTTTTGAAACAACAACAAATGGGAATGGATGGAGAAGTTTAATTGAACCGCTAGAGGAACAAGGGAAAAAAGAGCTTTGTAGCCATTCTTGTGTTATGAAATTGAATACTTGA